The sequence ATATAGTCATGATGTGATCCTTTTCCATGAAATGTCATGCAAGAATATAAATGATTTCAATCAAGCCTGgttatatatattacaaatcCAGCTAAATAACATGACGTAAAATCTTACTTAATGAAGATACGTGGTAATGTTGTAAAAGTGTACTTAGGTCATTGAATTGTGGTTCTTAAAAATGTACATAACAAATGTACGAAACATAGAAAAGCCGTAGTAGTACTACATATTTGTCGTCTGCCCTTCATGGAAACTTCCTTCATAGTTGGTTTGCCATTCTTTTAAGCGTTGACCCCACCTTTCGCAATTTTCTActttatgtttatttaatatCTCAACCTTTTGTTTAAACCAATCaaatttaacataaataaatagtaTAATACTATatcagatacaaatgataacaTGTACATGCATTATGCCTCTAAATAAAAAGCAACAACGTCACCTACAAAATCCATCTCACCAAATTTGTTTCTCCTTTTGGTCAGAATCTTCAAGAAACTGAAACAAAGAAAATGGTATTCAGTTGCATAGACGAGAGCTCTTCCACTTCAGAATCTTTTTcacccgcaaccgcaaccgcaaccgcaaccgccaCAAAGTTCTCTGCTCCTCCGCTTCCACCGTTACGCCTCAACCGGATGAGAAGCGGTGGAAGCAACGTCGTGTTGGATTCAAAGAATGGCGTAGATATTGATTCACGGAAGCTATCGTCGTCAAAGTACAAAGGCGTGGTTCCTCAGCCCAACGGAAGATGGGGAGCTCAGATTTACGTGAAGCACCAGCGAGTTTGGCTGGGCACTTTCTGCGATGAAGAGGAAGCTGCTCACTCCTACGACATAGCCGCCCGTAAATTCCGTGGCCGTGACGCCGTTGTCAACTTCAAAACCTTCCTCGCCTCAGAGGACGACAACGGCGAGTTATGTTTCCTTGAAGCTCACTCCAAGGCCGAGATCGTCGACATGTTGAGGAAACACACTTACGCTGACGAGCTTGCGCAGAGCAATAAACGCAGCGGAGCGAATACGAATACGAATACGACTCAAAGCCACACCGTTTCGAGAACACGTGAAGTGCTTTTCGAGAAGGTTGTCACGCCTAGCGACGTTGGTAAGCTAAACCGCCTCGTGATACCTAAACAGCACGCGGAGAAATATTTTCCGTTACCGTCACTGTCGGTGACTAAAGGCGTTCTGATCAACTTCGAAGACGTGACGGGTAAGGTGTGGCGGTTCCGTTACTCATACTGGAACAGTAGTCAAAGTTACGTGTTGACCAAGGGATGGAGTCGGTTCGTTAAGGAGAAGAATCTCCGAGCCGGTGATGTCGTTACTTTCGAGAGATCGACCGGTTCAGACCGGCAGCTTTATATTGATTGGAAAATCCGGTCTGGTCCGAGCAAAAACCCTGTTCAGGTTGTGGTTAGGCTTTTCGGAGTTGACATCTTCAACGTGACAAGCGCGAAGCCGAGCAACGTTGTAGACGCGTGCGGTGGAAAGAGATCTCGGGATGTTGATATGTTTGCGCTACGGTGTTCCAAAAAACACGCTATAATCAATGCTTTGTGAcatttcctttttcatttttaatttaatatttgtcAAGTTGTAGTAGGATGTGaatcttgtgtttttttttgtttgtcaatGAATCTTGTGGTTATTCTTGCCAAATTAGCAAAAGAGGAgaagagtgttttttttttcttcaaccaTGTTACtgttatatatgtatttcaACCTCTTCTTGTCTTATACTAGTTATTCTTAACCTACGATTTTATTGTACTTTTCTTCTGAATTTCAACGTTTGATTAATCAACAACAAAGGCAGTCTCCACAAATGTTTATAGATCAATCCGGTCCCAAAGTGTTAGCATAGAGATATACATAATTGAAGTAAATAAACTCTGACCTTCTTTAGGGTGATCCTTTAATTGAATGTCTACAAGAAGGTCCATGATGTCTTGGCGTAAGGGTTGGAGCATATGCGAAACCTCTTTTTTTCCGCGTAAGTATTTCTTCGAAATAGATTTTCTTGGAAAGTGGATTTTTCCGAAACTTTTGTAGAGAATGAGATTGTATATGTGCATTTTCAATTGCATTGTTATATATGTTAGTCTTAGATTGCATTTCATGAATTAGGAtaaattttagtcattttagGTATTCTTGGAGTTATGAAAGATTAGGGACTTGGAATGGAGGACAAACAAGAGATACACAAGCAAAAGAAGATATAAAATAGGCTGAGGGAGTTTATATGCAGAATATAGAAGCTACGTTTAAGAAATTTACTCATTGAAGGCCTTCACAATCACGTATGAATCTCATATTTTGGCACAACATAGGAAATTGAATTAACTTACCAATGAAAGTGGTTTAAAATCAGTTGAACCAGTGGTTTCGAGTCATCTAAATACAGATACTAACTATCGACATGAAGTTCATATAGctattagtatatatatgtataagacCAAAATTATTATTCTAATCTTGTTCAGAAACACGCAAACAAGAGCATGGGAAACATAGATATATTGAAATTTCAGATTATTGTGGCTTTTAATTACTAAGAAAATGATTTAGATTTTCGTCCTTGAAAAAAGCTGAAGAGGTTTAAGTCAATCGCTAGAAAGGCTAAAACTAACGAttgttttagagaaaaatatacaattttttttatcttgacGAGATTCAAATAttctatattttgtatatttgatgaaataaaaatatttactattttatcaaacgcttaaataaaaatattctgaTATCATGTTTTGGTACATGTTGAAatgacttttaaaaaaatattatgatctTGCATTTTGGCACAGTTTAAAAAATTATCTAATAACataatctattaaatatataaaatcagtTCTAATTTATCTCTTTCAATAATGAATTTTCATGAAATAAATTCTCGCATTTTGgcacaaaattttgttttaaattatgatcCCGTTTATTAACACAGGTTaattagaacttttttttttttttttgtaaactgcttgcttaatttaaattaaaaataaaaagttttacaAAAGCTCTTAAGCTCTAGTTTCTGCTTAATCTTAAAACACATAACAAACAAGTTGGCCCAATTTCCTTAGTGTGATAAACCCATAGAAGCCCATGAGGTAGTGACGGGGAAGAGTTGGTATGTGTGGGGAGAGAAGGAAGGAGACGGTGATCACGAGAAACGTAACCAGCTCTGCATCATGAACGACGATCGAGCTGGGTTTTCTTCTCTAAAGCTTTGGAGCTTATTCCTAAGCTGCCTGTCTATCAATTTGAAGAGCTGGTCCACTGACCTGAAGGTGTTTGAATGAAGACGTGCATTACGCTCCGCCCATAGCCAGTAAAGAGTCGATTGCCAAGCTTGAAGAGTGAGGTTTCTCTGATAAACTGGTGATGGAAGCGACAGCATCTGATCCAGTGTGTCTTGCCACGTCGTGACAAACCTTATCTGCAGTCTCGTAGCTATAATATTCCACAAGTCAGTACTGTAATTGCAAGAAAGGAAAAGATGATCCCTAGATTCTGGATTCAAATTGCAGAGAAGACAACGATCCACAGTTTGGAGCCCCCAGCTGATCAGTCTGTCTCTTGTCGGTAGTCTGTTCTGAATTACAAGCCAGGCATGGAAGCTGTGACGAGGAATAGCTCTAGAGATCCATATCGCCTTATGCCAAGCCACATCTGGTTTCGGTTCAGTGAGGTAATCGTACAGAACTCCTGTTTTATAGCGTTTTAGTACCTGAGCATTGACTTCCCATTCATAGTAGTCTTGATTCTCTGTCAACTGCACTGTCGTTAGATACGCATACAGTTGAAGTTGAGCCTCTGATCTTGCAGGCGGGAGTTGCCATGATCCCTCAGAGTATAATGATGAGACTGTGGCTTGCTGGTGAATCCCCAGTCTCGAATTATACCCCGATAAGAAAGTGTGGAGATCTCCAAAAGGAGTCCAATTATCAGTCCAGAATCTTGCTGTTTCTCCATTCTCTAGCCGTAGCTTGATCAAGGGAAAGACCACTGTCTTAAGCTTCAACAACTTATTTACCAGCCACGAGTAAGATTGCTTCGGTGACGTTGACCAGTAGTTATGCACAGAGCCTTTGAGTATCACCTCTTTGAACCACTGCACCCATACGGACTCTGGTCGAAAGAAGAGGAGCCATAAGAGACGCAAGGTGCACGCTCTATTCCAAGTAAGTAAGTCCTTGACTCCAAGACCTCCTTGTCTTTTTGTCAAGACCACAGTTTCCCAAGAGACGCGAGCTGAATGGTGACCTTCTATGTTTCCTTTCCACAGGAATATACTACACAAAGAATTGATGCGGTTGATACATGCCTTCGGAAGGACAAATGCCGAGCACCAGAAAGTTGTTATTCCTGCAATGACAGTTTTTATAAGAAGTAACCTCCCAGAGAAAGAGAGTGACTTTACCGACCAAGAGGAGAACCGAGTTTTGATTTGATGGATCAATGGCTCACAGTTGACAAGAGACAGCTTCTTGGAATTCAATGGGACACCCAGATAACGAACAGGAAGAGAGCCAAGACTCATCCCAGTGGAGGCTTGAATGAGGTCTGTTTCCTCCACAGTCATTCCTGAAGCATAGAAGCTAGTCTTTTGCATACTCACCGCCAAAACAGACCTTTTTTCAAACTCTTTTAACACTTGCAGGACTTGCTGCACAGAGTTGATGGAGCCGTCTATGAAGATGAGAAGATCGTCAGCAAACGATAGATGAGTGAGTTTTGTGGGAGAGCAGTTGGTGTGGTATCTGAATCTATTCTGGCGCGCAGCATCGTTCAGCATATGAGAGAGACAGTTCATCGCGATAACGAATAGGTAAGGGGAGAGTGAATCACCCTGCCGGAGGCctctttttcctttaaaaaatcCATGCACCGATCCATTGTAACCAACCATGAAGCTTGATGTACATACACAAGCCTTGAGCTGTCTGATGAACTTTGCTGGGAATTGAAGTCCTTCAAGGCATGAGAACAAGAAGTCCCAAGAGAGTGTATCGAAAGCCTTAGCTATGTCTACTTTTATGGTGATCTTTTTAGCTCCCTTGTTTTTATGATATCCATTTACAAGTTCACCAGCTAGAGTTGTGTTCTCAACCAACAGTCGACCATTCACAAAAGCCGTTTGGCTTGGCAAGATAAGCGTGGGCAGTAGAGGCTTGAGTCTCTTGACAAGTAGTCTAGACACGACTTTATACACTGTATTGAGGCAGGAGATGAGTCTAAAATCACTTATCTTTGATGCTCCAGGGAATTTTGGCACCAAGGAGAGTATCGTTGCGTTTGCTGTAGCTGGGAGAAAGTTGGTGGCGAAGAAGTTTTTTACAGCAGCTATAACCTCCACTCCTATGATCTCCCACGATGACTTGAAGAACGCTGAGGTTAGTCCATCCGGGCCGGGGGCTTTATTAGGATTCAGCTTAAAGAACATCGACCTGATCTCCTCACTAGACGGAATTGTTATCATGATTTGGCTCAGGTGTGAGGGGAACGAGTATGAAGAAAGGTCATGGAACCAATGTGGAGGTGTGAAGAGAGTAGGCGATTGATGACCAAGGACTGCTTGAAAGTGGCTTATAGCATGAGTACTCATTTCTTGGGGGTCTGTTATCCATCTGCCCGCATCAGTGAGAAATGCTCTTATAGCATTATAGGAAGCCCTTGTCTGACAAATCCTGTAGAAGTAAGTGGTGTTTAAATCTCCCTCTCTTAACCAGTTTATTCTCGACTTCTGCCTGAAGAACATCTCCTCAATTTCTCGCAAAAAGTTCCACTTTTGGTGCAGGTCTCTTTCTTCTTGGAATGTTGTAGGGCTCGGGTTCTGCAAAGCTTGTACCTGCGCAAGTTGCAACAAACCGTTAGTCTCACTCACTCTCTGCTGAATTTGAGAAtagttttctttatttaaaattttcagatcACTCTTGATTAGTTTTAGCTTCCAACACAGCTGAGCTAGAGTTTGACATGTGTTTCCAGTTTGAATCCAAGAGTCATGCAGCAGTTGAGCAAAACCAGGGTGCTTTGTGAGGTAGTTTTGGAATTTGTAAGGCTTGGTTCCAGCTGAGGGTAGGTTAAAGGCTAGGTCTAGGACACAGGGGGTGTGGTCGGAGAATAGGGGCGGTAGGTAGGAAGCTAGGGCATGAGGAAAATAGGCTACACAAGTATTGTTAACCATCAGTCTATCAAGTTTCTTTGAGATAGGGCCAGAGGGTTGAGAGTTCGTCCAAGTATGGGAGGGACCAATGTATCGAAGATCAAAGAGCCCCATCTGAGTGAAACAGTCACGGAGTTGGTACATGAGATAGTCAGGAACAACCACATCAGGATCAGAGTGCTCCATTGGGTGAAGAATTTGGTTTAGATCTCCCCCTACGATCCAGCAGTTGTTCTCCAAGTTAAGAGTTGAGTTGAGGTGAATGAGTTCTGTCCATAAGTCAACCCTCTCCGAGCTAAGGTTTGATGCATATACCGCTGAGTAGTAGACTGGTCTTTGGTTAGGAAAGGAGATGTGGCATGTAATACATTGCCTGCTCTGAGAGATTAGTTGGACAGTGAGAGTGCTTCTCCAGATTAGGATGATACGACCATCAGGGTCTGAAGCATGATTAGAGGTGAAGTTCCAGTTGGGGCAAAGGGTAGAAATAATAGGGCTCAAAGAAGGTTGTTTGATATGTGTTTCAAGAATAGCACCAAAAAGTGGCTTGTTAGTATTAAGCCAAGAGACAAAAGGTCTATGCTTATCCGGGAGATTTAGTCCACGGACATTCCAAAAAAAGAGTTTAACACTCATTAAAAAAGGTGGGGAGGATCCTCCACAAGATTGGAGAAACCACTAGCAACAAAAGAGTTAGAGAGCGTCAGGGTGGGAGAGGAAGGTGAAGGAGATATGGGAGTACATgggtttttatttgtttggacGATAGTGAGAGAAGATGGGGGAGGGTTTTGATCAGAAGGGTTTTGTTGGGAAGTGTTTAAAAGAGCTGTGAATTGGACAAAAGGGTTTGGATTGGAGGATAGGGGTGGAGAGAGGGTAGGTGATGATCGAGATCTTTTTAGGGAAGGCCTTGGGTTCTGTTGTGGTGTAAGGAAAGGGTTGAGAGAGGTGGCATTTAGTGGGTTAGGAAATGGGTTTAAGAGTGGTTGTTGGGTGGCTTTAATTGGAGTGAGGGAGGTATTAATGGTAGGGTGGTAGATAGTTGGGGGGTTGGTTAAGGGATGAGGGGGCAGTGGTGGAGGAACTTCatcatttgtttctttttctgagCTGGTAGAAAAGGAAGGCTCAGGCACACTAGTTAACTTAGCCTTAGGCTGTTGAGGTACAACCTTAGACTGAGTAACTGGTCTGAACTTCTTGTTTTGCTTTACGCTTTCCTGATTTgccattttctttttctttgcaGCATCAGAGTCCTCTTGAGGAGGGAGGTAGAGAAGACAGTTTTTGACTATATGGCCAAGCTCATGGCAGTGCGAACAAGTTGGAGGAACCCATGGGTAATGAACTGATACTTCAACTActtctccatcttctctttCAAATTCAACAACTGAAGGTAACGGTTGGGTTAAGTCGACTTCAACCTTTACATGGGACAGTGTAAGGCTTACTAGGTTCTTAGTAAAGTCATCCGTTTCCTTAGGCTCACCGACCAAACCTGCCACTAAGCTCAGACCTTCATCATGTCGTAGATCAAGTGGAACTCCCGTAAGGTGAGCCCATATCTTTATCGCCTTTAGCTGTGGAGTGGTTTTTGAGTGAACTGAAGACCACTGAGCAGTGTGAAACATTGAGTCTCCCACATACCAAATGTTTTTCTCCAAAATCTTCTGTCGCAGGTACTCACTCTGTATTCTAACAATTGCTGAATGGTTGAGCGGATTGTTATGAATTTCCAAACGCTTTCCTTTACCCCACATATGGTTGAAAACGCTTTGAATCTGATTGAATGGAGGAGCTCTACCATTAAAGTAGCAAATGATAAAATCCTTATGTAACTCAGCTCCTTTTTTGAAAACTGAATCAGGGATGAGGACTCTAGGCCTCCCCGAAGGAGCAAAGGTGACTGGAGCAAGCCGTTTCAGAGTTTTGTCCTCAGATAGTCTGATACGCTCGACCAAGGTTGGTGGAGGAGGTTGGGTTTGAAAAGATGCAGATTGACCAGTTAGAGGTTTAGGGGCTCCTACAGGTAGGGTTTTTGTGGGGTCTTTCCGGGTTTGATTCTGAATAGAGGGGATAGGGTTTAGTTTTGGGGGAAAGGAAAGGGATTTGTTTGTTTGGAGTGGAGAAGAATCTTTTGGGGGGGTTATTTTTAGAGCTTGGCCATGGTTTTGTTCATCAGAGGATACAGTCAAATCAGTTGGTGGGGCTGAAACTACAGTGACCGGGGGGGCTTTGGTTGTTGCCTCAGTAGAAGGAGGAACAATAGTGCGAGCTTTTGAAGCTCCAGTTGAAGAGGGTTGAGCTCCTTTGAACTCTGAAGATGGGGCAATTACAGATCTAGAAGTAGAGCCAAATCTGTATTTTGTTGAGGATTTGGGGGTAGTTTTTGCTTCAGATAAGGTTGGAAAGTGTTGAGGGGAGAGTGGGGATGAAGGGTTAGGAGGGTCTGGAGGAACAAGGGGAGGATCTGGTGGTTCGTCAGCTGCTGCCGCCGTCGTATTCTTGCCGGAAACACATCCAGGAACTCGCCACACAGAATGCATTGGAAATCGCGTCAGAAAGGTTTTGACTGTGATTCACTTTTAATTAGAACCTTAGagaactataaataaaatatttttattatttctataGAAATTTACTCTTTACAAGCCTAAAACTAAAAGCTAAATATTTATCACCGTTAAACAAAATTTCAGCTTTTACTCACAAATTTATGATCAAAGATTTTAACTTTGCGGTTATAATACAATTGGAgtataacatttatataaaaaaaaaacagtttctagactttaaatttaaacttaaataaatatatgttgtgggcaacaaaaaaattcaagatctaaaattttaatacaattctaaataaataaaaaatttaggcTTTGAAAATGCGGATCAAAATTCAGTatgtaattaaaaaatacatacaACTAACAAAGTTATTGTCTTTTCTTGGTTGAATTATAGATTATGATATACTTGAAAGGGCAGCACGCACCTGCTTTCTTCTAAGTTACCTTCCAACTCGTACCGGTCTTGACCAACGGATTTAAGGTCCATGTCAAGAATTTGAttgtttaaaagaaataaacacATTTTTAGTAAAATTCAACCAAGAACAGAATAATTTTCACAGATTTTTTTAGAGTTTATAAACCATAGCTTCAACATCTGAAAGGAAAGGCAAATCTTCAtcattctcaatttttttaatgttctcCTCTTTTATTTAGAGCGCTTATATCCATCCATGTACTCAATGTCTGTTCACAGATCTCTTTCTCTGGAGAgtattgtttttattcttttttcttttgaacatTATCTGGAGAGTATTGTTGTGATGTTGCAGTTGTTGCAGTAAAACTATATGTGGCGCTCTCCCTAAAGCtgtccactacaagaaaacatattttttacgagGGCAATATACGTtgtaacttcgtcgtaaacggGGTGTTACGACGAATGAACCGCGAAacacgtttcgtcgtaaaacgcCCGTCGTAACCGacatttcgtcgtaaatgacttgttaagtttacgacgaaatatattcctcgtaaagcgcagggcagagattcgtcgtaaacgaCACGTAAAATTTCGTGGTAAACTCCACGTAATGGATTCGATGTAAAGCACACGTAAACATTTTCGTTGTAACACCCTCGTAAATATTTCGATGTAAACTCCACGTAACATTTCgatgtaaagaccacgtaaaatcTTCGATGTAAAAGACTCGTAATTATTTTCGACGGTAatcagttgtaaatgtttacgtCGAGCCTACATCGACGtttcgttttataatatattttgaatattatttttaacctcaaatatatatatatataaatttgaatttatttaaaattctgaattttaaataattttaattttaaaacgaaatatgaaaataaaaaacatttataaaaaagcatttaaaagtcataatatttaaattcataatacaaaccgaaaatattaaaaaaactacatatcatCGAAGTAGTCGGTGGGGTTGCTCGGCTGTTGACGGGTTGGATCGGACTCTTGGGGATCTCGTACTGGCAACCCAAGAGCGGCTCGTCTCTGACTCAACATTCTCTGCATAACCGGGTTTCCCACGGCCATCACGTCTAGCAAATCCTCAAGAGAGTCTAAACGAACCTGCTGGCTATCCATTCGAGCTTTCATCTGAGAAGTCTCTTCATCCCGTCTCGAAGTGTATGACGAAGTTGCCCTTGCAACTTGGTTAACGGAGCCTATACCGACTATTCGGCCCTTCTTTCTAGGAGccagctataaaattaaaacatatattaatatagttattaaaaataatgaaaaaaaaaattttagttgtactacctcttcgaagattcggtcggcttcttcggtggacaatgtgacgggtaatccatcgggagaCTCCTGAGTTAGTTGCGTCTCCCGTTCTTCAATCCGAGTAGCCACTGCTTGAGCGAGTTTCTCTGATGCAGGATCCACAAAAACTCCGTCGGATGTGGCGTGAGTCATCTTGAATAGGTCAGACAGAGATGGTAAGACTCCCGTCTTctccaactacaaaaaaaaaatattaaaagttatattaattgaatattttaaaataaatatttaaaaacaaaacttacaacGTCTAGACGGATGCCTGCATGTGGTTTTTGGCCGGTTCTATGAAGCATGGGCAAATTACCATCTTTATCCTTCGTTCTTCGAGAAGCCGAGCACGAATTGGCCTTTTTGATCGAAGACGGGTGCTTCCAATaggcgatgaggccatcccacacatccgtcgtgagctcagtgggctttccctcatacccgtcgagctcccacttgtccttccaatcggagactgtgttgcagaggcggatctttgcttttgcaacgaattccgccttcaccatctcggtgattcccaaagaccaatgccacttttgctgaaacacaaaaaatttgaaaaaattacaattaataataatatttaaaaaatatatacatatttaaaagttaaaatttaattaaatttaaaaatcttaccgcaaacattttaaaccaCGTGATCTTAACGTGATTTGGAGTCTTGCTCCAGTTCGGATATGCCCCGTCGTAGTAACCCTTAATCGTTTTCGAAACGCTCCGGCCAACACGGTTATTAGCCCCAAACCTGAAAGGAAAACAATTTAAccgttagaaaataaaaatattttaaatttttatgtaataaaaattaataacttaccAATAAGTTCCTCGGGGTCTATCGGGGTCTAGAACATCCAAACCCTCTCGTCCGGGCTGGGCAAGCAAATCCTCTACCGTATATCTCGCGAATGGGGCATATGAAGGCACACGCAAATCCGGATGAACTGCACCTTCTGGGACAGGCTCAGGTGCAgccgctggaggaggaggtggaggcataTGCGGTGGAGGCATTTGCGGTGGAGGCATCTGCGGTGGAGGAGGACTCCAAGCAACTCTCTGAGAAGGCTGAGAGTCTGGAACTGCGGTGGAGGATGATGGACCAGAAGACGATGGACCGGAAGAAGATGT comes from Brassica rapa cultivar Chiifu-401-42 chromosome A02, CAAS_Brap_v3.01, whole genome shotgun sequence and encodes:
- the LOC103852529 gene encoding AP2/ERF and B3 domain-containing transcription repressor RAV2 produces the protein MVFSCIDESSSTSESFSPATATATATATKFSAPPLPPLRLNRMRSGGSNVVLDSKNGVDIDSRKLSSSKYKGVVPQPNGRWGAQIYVKHQRVWLGTFCDEEEAAHSYDIAARKFRGRDAVVNFKTFLASEDDNGELCFLEAHSKAEIVDMLRKHTYADELAQSNKRSGANTNTNTTQSHTVSRTREVLFEKVVTPSDVGKLNRLVIPKQHAEKYFPLPSLSVTKGVLINFEDVTGKVWRFRYSYWNSSQSYVLTKGWSRFVKEKNLRAGDVVTFERSTGSDRQLYIDWKIRSGPSKNPVQVVVRLFGVDIFNVTSAKPSNVVDACGGKRSRDVDMFALRCSKKHAIINAL
- the LOC103852532 gene encoding uncharacterized protein LOC103852532, with product MHSVWRVPGCVSGKNTTAAAADEPPDPPLVPPDPPNPSSPLSPQHFPTLSEAKTTPKSSTKYRFGSTSRSVIAPSSEFKGAQPSSTGASKARTIVPPSTEATTKAPPVTVVSAPPTDLTVSSDEQNHGQALKITPPKDSSPLQTNKSLSFPPKLNPIPSIQNQTRKDPTKTLPVGAPKPLTGQSASFQTQPPPPTLVERIRLSEDKTLKRLAPVTFAPSGRPRVLIPDSVFKKGAELHKDFIICYFNGRAPPFNQIQSVFNHMWGKGKRLEIHNNPLNHSAIVRIQSEYLRQKILEKNIWYVGDSMFHTAQWSSVHSKTTPQLKAIKIWAHLTGVPLDLRHDEGLSLVAGLVGEPKETDDFTKNLVSLTLSHVKVEVDLTQPLPSVVEFEREDGEVVEVSVHYPWVPPTCSHCHELGHIVKNCLLYLPPQEDSDAAKKKKMANQESVKQNKKFRPVTQSKVQALQNPSPTTFQEERDLHQKWNFLREIEEMFFRQKSRINWLREGDLNTTYFYRICQTRASYNAIRAFLTDAGRWITDPQEMSTHAISHFQAVLGHQSPTLFTPPHWFHDLSSYSFPSHLSQIMITIPSSEEIRSMFFKLNPNKAPGPDGLTSAFFKSSWEIIGVEVIAAVKNFFATNFLPATANATILSLVPKFPGASKISDFRLISCLNTVYKVVSRLLVKRLKPLLPTLILPSQTAFVNGRLLVENTTLAGELVNGYHKNKGAKKITIKVDIAKAFDTLSWDFLFSCLEGLQFPAKFIRQLKACVCTSSFMVGYNGSVHGFFKGKRGLRQGDSLSPYLFVIAMNCLSHMLNDAARQNRFRYHTNCSPTKLTHLSFADDLLIFIDGSINSVQQVLQVLKEFEKRSVLAVSMQKTSFYASGMTVEETDLIQASTGMSLGSLPVRYLGVPLNSKKLSLVNCEPLIHQIKTRFSSWSVKSLSFSGRLLLIKTVIAGITTFWCSAFVLPKACINRINSLCSIFLWKGNIEGHHSARVSWETVVLTKRQGGLGVKDLLTWNRACTLRLLWLLFFRPESVWVQWFKEVILKGSVHNYWSTSPKQSYSWLVNKLLKLKTVVFPLIKLRLENGETARFWTDNWTPFGDLHTFLSGYNSRLGIHQQATVSSLYSEGSWQLPPARSEAQLQLYAYLTTVQLTENQDYYEWEVNAQVLKRYKTGVLYDYLTEPKPDVAWHKAIWISRAIPRHSFHAWLVIQNRLPTRDRLISWGLQTVDRCLLCNLNPESRDHLFLSCNYSTDLWNIIATRLQIRFVTTWQDTLDQMLSLPSPVYQRNLTLQAWQSTLYWLWAERNARLHSNTFRSVDQLFKLIDRQLRNKLQSFREENPARSSFMMQSWLRFS